From the genome of Solanum stenotomum isolate F172 chromosome 5, ASM1918654v1, whole genome shotgun sequence:
TACATCGATCTTCTGTCATTCACTTACTTCACTACTCATGTTGCTTATCACGAGAATGATCATGGTGGGATCAGTCAGTTCATCATGCCATGCCTACCACTACTAATAAAGGGGATCAATGAATTATATCATGCCATGCCTACCAATTCTGAAATCGTGCTCTGAAATTGGTGATGCATGCTTAGCAATGACTACTCAGACCTGAGTTTTAAACCTTTAATAAGCCTTCATCACCTTgaccatcatcatcatcatgatCTAGTTCATGCAAGGCCCTCTACTTCCTTACTTTCCTCAAGTCCTCACATAATTGCAGGTGTTGTACGTTATTTAATTTCTAAAGGAGATGAGAACTTTGATTTAGCTGATGTATACTCTACCAAAAAGATTTTAGATCCCATGCCTTACTGTTCTTTCGGCCTTATAATGAAGTCTTTACAACTACTACAGGGTATGCTTTTGTCTACTTTGAGGATGAGCGAGATGCAGCAGATGCAATCCGTGGGACTGACAACATGCCATTTGGTTATGAAAGGCGCCGGCTGTCCGTGGAATGGGCAAAAGTAATGTTTCCATCTCCATCCTTCCTAAATTGAGAAATGCAATCTGTTAGACATTTCCTCCCCGAAAGGCAGTGCAATTTGTTAACAATTGTcatcttatttaattaattatgactTTGTTTGTTTTGACAGGGTGAACGTGGTAGGCATCATGATGGCCCCAAGTCTGGTGGAAACCAGAGACCAACCAAAACATTGTTTGTAATAAATTTTGACCCTATTCGTACTAGGGTTCGAGACATAGAAAAACACTTTGAACCTCACGGCAAAGTCCTTCATGTTCGCATCCGCCGCAACTTTGCATTTGTGCAGTTTGAAAATCAGGAAGAAGCCACAAGAGCTTTGGAGTGTACACACATGAGGTTATTAGATATTTTAGTCTATTGCTTATATTTGCAATATTCTGTCTGTTTGTTTCCTAACAAGAAGTGAGTTACTAATGCATTTTGCAGTAAGGTCCTGGATAGAGTGGTTTCTGTGGAGTATGCATTGAAGGATGACGATGAGAGGGGGGACAAATATAACAGCCCAAGACGAGATTATGGCAGGCAAAGGGATATTCCTTATCAAAGGTCACCAAGCCCAGTGTATCGTAGGAACCGACCAAGTCCTGATTATGGCCGACCTCGGAGTCCTGTTCATAATGGTCCATCATATGACAGATACAGGAGTCCTCAGTATGGAAGGTATCGCAGGTAGTAAAAACTAAATCCTTTTTTTCCTGTTTGGCCATTAAACTGTCTTAACAACATTTCTTGATGCAAGTAGGTAACACTTGTTGACGTTTTCCCTTTGTATTTTTCAGCAGGTCTCCTGTCCGGAGGTCTTGAACTTGAGTCGGTTCATTATCTGGGAGAGCTTGTGCTGTCATAATGTAAATGCTTGATGCAGTCTGCTTGTGTAGGAGAAAGATCTATCTTTTATCAGTGTAATGGATTAGCTGTTGCGTTTTGTTGCTTTAACTTAGTTGACTGTAGTTTATGAATTTAGCTGTTGGAACATTGTGTAGTAGTAGTATCGCATTGCCTATGAATGTTGGAGACCATTTGGTATTAGCTCATAGATAGGTTTGGTTGGAAACTTTTGCTCAAGTACATAAAATCTGAAATGCGATAAAAATGGGATTGCTACGTTCATCCTTTTTTAAGTTGCTCTAtttattctattatttttatgtcGCATTGAATGTGTTGCGATGACAACTTGTAGCTAAATGAATTGCCTAGTAAGCACGTTATAAGTACGAAAAAATTCTAGTGGTTATACATGAAATGATATAGTTACCCCCAAAGCTGAGTTATTAATGTCGTGGTAAAGATTAGACCTCGCAAAGTTAGTGTGGAAGTTCGAAGAAAATATTCTCAGCATCAATACTTTTCTATTCCACACGATTTTCTTCCCTTGGAATGACTTATCCTTACTGACAAACCTTTTTTCCTTATGGTGACACTAATTACCCCCCACCCCCTAATTTTAATAGGATTATTTACAGTTAAATAAATGTCTAAGACTTGTTTTCAATTAAAAatctcaattatttttctttcattgttAAATTGAGTGTTCAATCAAATAGTGTCAGTCTAGCTAaaaggggtgggggtgggggttgtGGGGTGTTCTGCAACTGATGTTGAAACAGGGAAACTGCAAAATGAAATTCAAGAGCACCATAGAGTGCTGAACTTTCTTTAGAACAATGAATCGTGTAAACAAGAAGGAGAAAATGGAAATAGAAAGCCTTCAAGGATTAAAACCCTAAATAAGGACATAATTAAGGAAAGTAGCAATAATGAAGTAGATGAAAACGATAAGGAAGTAAGAATCTATATTCATATCTtaataggaaaaataataattttggaCGATGTCTTCCTATTTACATCAACTTTGGGTGGCACTATTATCTGCTCGACCTATATCCAACTAAATAATCGAAATTCGTGCAGACATAgcatttatttagaaaaaaagggAGTGGGGAGGGTGCATATTTTAgggaagttggtcaaacttgaAGTAGGCTTATGTTGATATTGAGAATTGAGATAAACTTTTCATCTCAATTAGAAACAAGTAACTTCCAAACTTATTACATACATTGAGAAGGAATGGAAATATGGAATGAACAAATATGACTTAACATTCAATCCATAATACATATGATATTTAAGACTtctcataatcttttttttctccatttcatTGTTTTGGACAGACAATTATGATATATTATCAACAAGATGATTTTGCTAACTCTCTTTGAAGTGCTTTATCAAGCCATACCTCAGCATCTTGCATCATTTCTGGACTAAGTCTAAccataagaatacaaaattcTGTTTCATTCAATGCTCCATCTCCATCTAAGTCTCCTTCTTTTACCATAGCCTCTGCATCTTCTCTGCTCATCCCTTCCATCCCTAAAAACCCCGAATTCTTTTGTAAGCTCACGGATGTGATCAAGCCATTTTTAGGGTCTGCTAGAAGCCTGAATCCACCACATAGCTCCGCGACAAATGCCTCCACATCTAATTTTTCAGCCATCACGGGTAACAAGTCTTGATATTCTGTTGTTGCTTCGCAAACTTTGTAattttccatttcttcttcGTAGTTTGTACCTAGGACAAAGTTGGATGTCAACAACTGGTATGAATGAAAGTTTCTATTAGCATAAGAAATGTTGAGAACTCTATTTATAGTGCTAAAATTTCTTGTAAGGTTTAATGGGAAAGTTCCCTTAgaattttaaatgtaattagtaattattttgGTGAATATTATGGAAGTATTAAGTAATATTGTTACATTGTCAAGTGGAGAGAATCATTTATTTAGGTAGGATAGGTAAAAGAGAGTGGGGATGGGCTATGTCCTATGGTTCATATTAATTCATATGGAATCAATGAATGGATGGTTTATGTAGGGACTCTAATTTTGTTAAACTAGTTTTTTATTGGGCAAGTTACATATTTAGTAGCTGATTgatcaaaataattatattcgctaattaaatatatatatttttcatatttaaaatgtatacTTAATGCATatcttataaaaatatatatttactgaCTATTATTTTGATAGACgactatacaatataatttttcactttttttcttttctttaaataagttattttttttggagttgTTTACGCTACCTCTCTTTTATATCTAGATTCTAATCTATAGGTGTGGCTAACACTAAGTTGTTTTATTCAATTCATATTAAGTTTCTAAAATTACATAAATGTACTTGCCAACTAAATGACTTTTCTTTCCTTAACATTGAAAAAGACTAAAAAAGattcacaaaatattttgtaaactacccaacttaaatataaaattaatataactcCATAATAAGGATTgtacaaaaaaatttaacagaTTAGTCTCGTGTTTGTATAATTGTATTCTTCATTTGCCAAAAACATTACATATTGATTTACTTTTCTACGAATATGTTTATTGATGACCTTGTTGGATAATACATATAACATATGTTTTCTATCGAGCGATAATAACGTCGATATAAAGAgtcttttatataattaaattttgaattcgtcACTGTCAGAGTGAAACTTCTAGTCGTTTCCAAGTTGTCAACAGCATATATCGATCTTATTATATCGTGTAGGATAGTTTATTTGATGAGGGTTTCTAGGAAGGTTCATAGGTGGGGGATCTTCAAAGTGACTTGTGATTTTTAATTTAGCTAGATGTCATAAGTGTTCTCTTTCTTGGAAGTTTCCATTTGTCTCCATCTATGTATTTATGTATTGTGTGGCCCATGCCCCAATTATTTACGTGTTTCAtacgaaggaaaatatttttctgaaaaataagtAGTTTCTTACTCATTTTTCAATATGCATATTAAGAGCATGTTATAAGTGATATTGCAAAATATTATGAGAGTGGGAGTTCGAGAGAGGCGGCTGGCAGGGGACGAAATAGTCAATGGATGTTAGGGGTGTTGATTGTTGAGTGGATGAGGAAGAGACAATTAACCTGAAATAACAGACTCAGTTATAActtgttttctttgttttcattataaaagttgttttctttatttgtaCAAATTTGTTTTCctaaagaaaatattcttttcaaaatattttgattaatcAAACGAAAACATAtatctttttgttttatataatttgatcAACACTCTTAAAAGATGAGTGATAATCGCTTATAGATAGTGAGAATATTAGTAATACTaaaaaggacaaattacttaactacactcctttacgtaccttaatatccatttatcactacttatttcaaaattttcaaaaatcccttatgtacatgtatcccgtgcacaacgctatgtatcccgctatgtggaatgtatcaaacgctatatatcccgcatgtatcccgtgcacaacgctatgtatcccgctatgtggaatgtatcaaacgttatgcatcccgctatgtggaatgtatcaaacataatgtatcccgtgcacaacgctatgtatcccgcaaacatcatttttaagggatttttggtaaatagaaaactagaagggataggatgttatttggtacttataatatgtggttcctataatttatacatataaaaataaagggtGTTTACTTGgtacaatatattaaaattatacaCTAAAGTCTATtagcttattttattaaaattaataaagataaaatttaaataaaatatttaaaagttatatgaTGGTTTATTGGTGATGAAAATGAGTAACGATAATGATTGAGAGTGCTAATTAAGGATGGAAGTGGCAGTTGTGGGGAATAGCTAAGTAGTGGTTAAAGGGATAGTTACGACCGATAATTATGGTGAATTATATTTATCATAGTAATAACTTATAACAATGAGGGACGGCTTACACATAATAGTGGTTTAAtgtcaaaatttgaagaaggcCTTAAACTATAACATATATCTATATATCCCCTAGTGTTCGTAAGCACTAGGAAGAGCTTGGAGTCATCTATAGGATAAACCAAATAACCAAATGGTTGATGGCTCTTAGGAAACTGGCCGGACTTTACTatcaacaataaattaaaatggaaagaGGCCAGCTTTTCCCTTGTATCTGTGGAACATATATATGGTTAGCTAGAAATGAGAATCTTTATAAGAATATTAGTCCCTTAGCTTTCATTCATGCTATGGAATATTTGGCCTTAACAGAAAAGGCTGATAATTAATATTAGTCTCACAAATGGGAACCACCCGTTAATTAATGGTTACAAATTAAACACGGATGGCTCCTCCTCCTAGAAGAGGAGGGAGGCACAAGGGACGCAGAGGGGAATTGGATACCTTATGGAAACAAACAACATCAGAGCACAACTCCTAGCCTTGCTACAAGGACTACAAATAGCAATCGATCAGGAGGAAACTAATACCTCTACAAATATAAATGtacattttaaactttattgCTAATGATCATCCTTAATATTCTATTTGATTGCAGGGTTCTTCTTCACCAGCTATCGGGAAACTAACAGTGTATGTAGCAGACACACTTGCGAAGGAGGGGGCCATTATGCAGTCAACTAACTCCAGCTCTTTTTGACAAGTTCCACCCCTGTTTGTTTTGAAGAAAGTTGAAGCAGACAAGGCTGGAACTCGTTTTGTTAGGCTAAAACGGCCAAAATctttgttatgtatttttaattattaaaatttgaattagatTCAAACATTTATTAGATCATACAAACAAATAACGCATTATAGTTATATATTTCCGTTTATACATGTTAAAACCTTTTTTAGACGTATAACAtgcatatgtttaaaatacaaattaaattagaaaGAGAACTTTCTAATAAGTATATGGGTGAAAATGATATCTACGAATATATTCCTGCCAAAGTGGTGGCTTGTTTTTTCCACCATTATTATTTGCTTTACGTGAACAGAGTCTTAGAAcgataataaaattattttcgtATAAGTTATAGATTACGAGTACGAGTTATGAAAATAGTCACtaatatcaatattaattagGGTATGCTGTCTACATCACCCCCTATAAGGTCCCGCCCTTTCCCAAATCCTACAAACAATGAATATTTTATGCACAGAACAGTTTTTTGCCCTTTTCCTTTATTTGCATTATGTCTGAGAATACGTTAGAAAACGAAAAAGGCTTGTTTTCTTATCTAATTGTTTCATATGGTACATTCTCTATTGATAATAATCACATcaatttgagaaattatttgCAATTTTGGCCTCTTCTTTCTTTGCCCGCAAATGGAGAATATTAATAGGAATTTCTTGTAATTAAATGGAATTTCTACATGTTTATCTTCTTGTAAGTTGTAATATTCTTATCTTTTATTGTACAATTTCTTTCAAAAGTGAATATGAAATTCTATATACTTTTTATTGAACTTGTGTTGTCCCAATAAGTTTCACATTTGTCTAATATAATATTTGGTTCAATTGCTACAAGAAAGTAAGGTAAAGCAAAAATGAACCTTTTGACTTTGGTGATTTCTCTGCTTTTGATAGTGTGCAAACTTATAGGCTCATGGCTACAAAAAAGGCAAAGACGAGAATATTGCATATAAATAGAAAGATAGACAGTGCTCTTGTGCGGGCGAGAGTATTAGagcaaaaaatcaaaaattttatagatataaagagaaaaagatAGACAGCTCTCTTGAGCTAGCGAGAGTATTAGGGCAGAAAGATAAAGAATTTTCTAGATATAAAGAGAAAGATAGACCGTTCTATTGGGCTGTCAAGAGTACTGGGAcaaaaaaatcaaggattttctAGATATAAAGAGAAAGATAGTTCTCTTAGGCTGGCGAGAgtattaagataaaaaaaacaagaattttCTAGAAATAAGGAGAAAGATAGACCATTCTCTTGGGTTGTCGAGAGTACTAGGGCAAAAAGATAAAGGATTTTCTAGATATAAAGACAAAGATAGATAGTTCTCTTGAACTAGTGAGGGTATTAGGGCAAAAAGACCAAGAATTTTCTAAATATAAAGAGAAAGATCCTTCTCTTGGGTTGTCAAGAGTACTGGGACAAAAAGATGAAGGATTTTCTAGATATAAAGAGAAAGATAGTTATATTAGGCTGGCGAGAGTATTAGGATAGAAAAAACAAGAATTTTTTTAGATATAATAAGGAGAAAGATAGACCATTCTCTTGGGTTGTCGAGAGTGCTAGGGCAAAAAGATAAAGGATTTTCTAGATATAAAGAGAAAGATAGTTCTCTTGAACTAGTGATGGTATTAGGGCAAAAAGACCAAGAATTTTTTAGATATAAAGAGAAATACCGTTCTCTTGGGCTGGCGAGAGTATTAGGGGCAAAAAGACTAAGAATTTTCTAGATCAAATCATGCGAGTCATGACTCCACAATGGCATTGTTTACATAA
Proteins encoded in this window:
- the LOC125864709 gene encoding serine/arginine-rich splicing factor RS31-like isoform X1, which translates into the protein MLSNDYSDLSFKPLISLHHLDHHHHHDLVHARPSTSLLSSSPHIIAGYAFVYFEDERDAADAIRGTDNMPFGYERRRLSVEWAKGERGRHHDGPKSGGNQRPTKTLFVINFDPIRTRVRDIEKHFEPHGKVLHVRIRRNFAFVQFENQEEATRALECTHMSKVLDRVVSVEYALKDDDERGDKYNSPRRDYGRQRDIPYQRSPSPVYRRNRPSPDYGRPRSPVHNGPSYDRYRSPQYGRYRSRSPVRRS
- the LOC125864709 gene encoding serine/arginine-rich splicing factor RS31-like isoform X2, whose protein sequence is MLSNDYSDLSFKPLISLHHLDHHHHHDLVHARPSTSLLSSSPHIIAGYAFVYFEDERDAADAIRGTDNMPFGYERRRLSVEWAKGERGRHHDGPKSGGNQRPTKTLFVINFDPIRTRVRDIEKHFEPHGKVLHVRIRRNFAFVQFENQEEATRALECTHMSKVLDRVVSVEYALKDDDERGDKYNSPRRDYGRQRDIPYQRSPSPVYRRNRPSPDYGRPRSPVHNGPSYDRYRSPQYGRYRRSPVRRS
- the LOC125864709 gene encoding serine/arginine-rich splicing factor RS31-like isoform X3, encoding MRPIFVGNFEFDTRQSELERFFSKYGRIERVDMKSGYAFVYFEDERDAADAIRGTDNMPFGYERRRLSVEWAKGERGRHHDGPKSGGNQRPTKTLFVINFDPIRTRVRDIEKHFEPHGKVLHVRIRRNFAFVQFENQEEATRALECTHMSKVLDRVVSVEYALKDDDERGDKYNSPRRDYGRQRDIPYQRSPSPVYRRNRPSPDYGRPRSPVHNGPSYDRYRSPQYGRYRSRSPVRRS
- the LOC125866288 gene encoding calcium-binding protein KIC; translation: MENYKVCEATTEYQDLLPVMAEKLDVEAFVAELCGGFRLLADPKNGLITSVSLQKNSGFLGMEGMSREDAEAMVKEGDLDGDGALNETEFCILMVRLSPEMMQDAEVWLDKALQRELAKSSC